The Streptomyces sp. NBC_00691 genome has a segment encoding these proteins:
- a CDS encoding fumarylacetoacetate hydrolase family protein, producing the protein MSVKPESVSDLFAGPFALGTLSLGEGPPFPALVDPEGQVLDLRAALADPELTMRGLLERWQELLPRLHELAVEPGLSRRPLSDFRVLAPVDPRQVFQSGANYRQHVIDLHVAHRDPSDGRSEEEARAEAAEIMDRRAAEDLPYVFIGLPSSVTGPFDDVTLPSWAAKPDWELELAVVIGRPAYQVSPEEAMEYVAGYTIANDLTDRATVFRRDMPQIGTDWLRSKNAPGFTPLGPWIVPAESLGDTGDLRLTLKLNGEVMQDESTKDMIFDVARMVSYASQSARLLPGDLVLTGSPAGNGMHWGRLLRDGDIMDASITGLGAQRTRCLAEEA; encoded by the coding sequence ATGTCGGTGAAACCTGAATCCGTTTCTGATCTCTTCGCCGGGCCTTTCGCCCTCGGCACTCTGTCCCTGGGTGAGGGCCCGCCTTTCCCCGCTCTCGTCGACCCCGAGGGGCAGGTCCTGGACCTGCGGGCAGCCCTGGCCGACCCGGAGCTGACCATGCGGGGTCTGCTGGAGCGGTGGCAGGAGCTCCTGCCACGGCTCCATGAGCTCGCCGTCGAGCCGGGACTCTCCCGTCGCCCGCTGTCGGATTTCCGGGTTCTCGCCCCGGTGGATCCGCGACAGGTTTTCCAGTCCGGCGCCAATTACCGCCAGCACGTCATCGACCTTCACGTCGCCCACCGCGACCCGTCGGACGGGCGCTCCGAGGAGGAGGCGCGGGCCGAGGCGGCCGAGATCATGGACAGGCGTGCCGCCGAGGATCTGCCGTACGTGTTCATCGGCCTGCCCAGCTCGGTCACCGGCCCCTTCGATGACGTCACGCTCCCCTCGTGGGCAGCTAAGCCGGACTGGGAGCTGGAGCTGGCCGTGGTCATCGGCAGGCCCGCCTACCAGGTCTCCCCCGAGGAGGCAATGGAGTACGTCGCCGGCTACACGATCGCCAACGATCTGACCGACCGGGCGACGGTGTTCCGCCGTGACATGCCGCAGATCGGAACGGACTGGCTGCGCAGCAAGAACGCGCCGGGGTTCACCCCGCTGGGACCGTGGATCGTGCCGGCCGAGTCGCTCGGCGACACCGGCGACCTCCGCCTGACGCTCAAGCTGAACGGCGAGGTCATGCAGGACGAGTCCACCAAGGACATGATCTTCGACGTGGCGCGCATGGTGTCCTACGCCTCCCAGAGCGCGCGCCTGCTGCCCGGCGACCTCGTGCTGACCGGCTCCCCCGCCGGCAACGGCATGCACTGGGGCCGGCTGCTGCGCGACGGCGACATCATGGATGCCTCGATCACCGGCCTCGGCGCGCAGCGCACCCGCTGTCTGGCGGAGGAAGCATGA
- a CDS encoding LysR family transcriptional regulator, protein MNLARLDLNLVVALRALLEERNVTRAGQRVGLSQPAMSAALARLRRHFGDELLSRVGSQYELTALGQVLLDRTATAYDVLERLFASQAAFDPATETREFRIVASDYAVDVFGVEFARVVHEEAPGIRLRFTRTPITVVDDTTSLLSATDGLLMPHGVISDFPATDLYDDRWVFVVAEDHPSVEDRLTRQDLARLPWVTYQRTYDAPAVRQLGMLGIEPHVEVSVDSFHALPALVAGTRRIALVQARLARLLAPLAAVRVMEPPYEAVPLREAFWWHPVHTHDAAHIWLRETAARVGRRITDADN, encoded by the coding sequence ATGAATCTGGCCCGCCTCGACCTCAACCTCGTCGTCGCACTCCGTGCCCTTCTCGAAGAACGCAACGTCACCAGAGCCGGCCAGCGCGTCGGTCTGAGCCAGCCCGCCATGAGTGCCGCACTGGCCCGGCTGCGCCGCCACTTCGGCGACGAACTCCTCTCACGCGTCGGCAGCCAGTACGAACTCACGGCTCTGGGGCAAGTGCTCCTGGACCGCACCGCCACCGCCTACGACGTCCTCGAACGGCTCTTCGCCAGTCAGGCTGCCTTCGACCCGGCCACCGAGACACGCGAATTCCGCATCGTCGCCTCCGACTACGCGGTCGATGTCTTCGGGGTGGAGTTCGCCCGCGTCGTCCACGAGGAAGCACCAGGAATCAGGCTGCGCTTCACTCGCACCCCCATCACCGTCGTCGATGACACCACCAGTCTCCTGAGTGCCACCGACGGGCTGTTGATGCCCCACGGCGTCATCAGCGACTTCCCTGCCACCGACCTCTACGACGACCGCTGGGTCTTCGTCGTTGCCGAGGACCACCCCAGTGTCGAAGACCGGCTGACCCGCCAGGACCTGGCCAGGCTCCCCTGGGTCACCTACCAGCGCACCTACGACGCCCCGGCCGTGCGCCAGCTCGGCATGCTCGGCATCGAACCCCACGTCGAGGTCTCCGTCGACAGCTTCCACGCCCTGCCTGCCCTCGTCGCCGGCACCCGGCGTATCGCCCTGGTCCAGGCCCGCCTCGCCCGGCTCCTCGCCCCCCTGGCCGCCGTACGCGTCATGGAACCCCCCTACGAGGCCGTACCCCTGCGTGAAGCCTTCTGGTGGCACCCCGTCCACACCCACGACGCCGCCCACATCTGGCTCCGCGAGACCGCGGCCCGCGTCGGACGACGCATCACCGACGCGGACAACTGA
- a CDS encoding FAD-dependent oxidoreductase, with protein MSTPRKVLVIGGGAAGNAATILLRRAGIDVDLVEAKDDWNATAGSGITLQGNALRVLRELGVWEEVKASGFPFGSVGITAPDGTVLHVQRDLRTGGDDLPATVGMQRPRLQQILIDAVRASGATVHLGTTATIQDQDDTGVSVRFSDGTEHRYDLVIAADGLGSATRAQVGITDKPEPTGMAIWRVAAPRPVGVEHTDLAYGGPAFIAGYCPTSDTTLYAYVVEKNRDRSSIPPESYAQEMTRLASAYGGAWPEITSTITDSSKVNYTWFDRLLVEGAWHRGRVVLVGDAAHCCPPTMAQGAALSLEDSWVLAQMLIAAGTWDDELLQTYYERRIARVRPVVEGSVQIGQWQLDGVRDADVPGLMARTMTMLRELP; from the coding sequence ATGAGCACACCCCGCAAGGTCCTGGTCATCGGCGGCGGAGCGGCCGGCAACGCCGCGACGATCCTGCTGCGCCGCGCCGGGATCGACGTCGACCTCGTCGAGGCGAAGGACGACTGGAACGCCACCGCCGGCTCCGGCATCACCCTCCAGGGCAACGCGCTGCGCGTCCTGCGCGAGCTCGGTGTCTGGGAGGAGGTGAAGGCGTCCGGTTTCCCCTTCGGATCGGTCGGCATCACCGCGCCTGACGGCACCGTCCTGCACGTACAGCGCGACCTGCGCACCGGCGGCGACGACCTGCCCGCCACTGTCGGTATGCAGCGGCCGCGGCTCCAGCAGATCCTGATCGACGCCGTCCGTGCCAGCGGCGCCACTGTCCACCTGGGCACGACCGCCACGATCCAGGACCAGGACGACACCGGTGTCTCGGTCAGGTTCAGTGACGGAACCGAGCACCGCTATGACCTGGTGATCGCCGCCGACGGTCTGGGCTCCGCCACCCGGGCCCAGGTCGGGATCACCGACAAGCCCGAACCGACCGGCATGGCCATCTGGCGCGTCGCCGCCCCGCGACCCGTCGGGGTCGAGCACACCGATCTCGCCTACGGCGGACCGGCGTTCATCGCCGGCTACTGCCCCACCAGCGACACCACGCTGTACGCATACGTGGTCGAGAAGAACCGCGACCGCTCCTCCATCCCACCCGAGTCCTACGCCCAGGAGATGACCCGTCTCGCCTCGGCATACGGCGGCGCGTGGCCGGAGATCACCTCGACAATCACCGACTCGTCGAAGGTCAACTACACGTGGTTCGACCGGCTGCTCGTCGAAGGAGCCTGGCACCGCGGCCGGGTCGTGCTCGTCGGGGACGCCGCACACTGCTGCCCGCCCACGATGGCGCAGGGCGCGGCGCTGTCCCTGGAGGACTCCTGGGTTCTGGCACAGATGCTGATCGCCGCTGGCACCTGGGACGACGAGCTGCTCCAGACCTACTACGAGCGGCGGATCGCGCGCGTCCGCCCGGTCGTGGAGGGCTCGGTCCAGATCGGCCAGTGGCAGCTCGACGGCGTCCGGGACGCCGATGTGCCCGGGCTGATGGCCCGCACCATGACCATGCTCAGGGAGCTCCCGTG
- a CDS encoding cyclase family protein translates to MNRTDPAGAIADAAEKYSNWGRWGEDDRLGTVNFLDEAKRRQGAALIRRGVSFSLSQRFDINGPQKGWRRRTNPVHTMLDTGTDAALGNQGLPHGIGGADDVIAMPLQCSTQWDGLGHIFDHGKAWNGRPAEQVVTSDGDQVTGIEHMASQIAGRAVLLDVGRTVGEDGELPDGFAITEEHLTAAAEAQGVTLGRGDIVLVRTGQLARVRREGWGDYAGGAAPGLSFTTASWLHCSEIAAIATDTWGFEVRPNEFDHAFQPLHQVVIPHIGLLIGEMWDLEALAEDCADDGVYEFWLTAAPLPITGAVGSPVNPVAVK, encoded by the coding sequence ATGAACCGCACCGATCCCGCGGGCGCGATAGCCGACGCCGCCGAGAAGTACTCCAACTGGGGTCGCTGGGGCGAGGACGACCGCCTGGGCACCGTGAACTTCCTCGACGAGGCCAAGCGCCGTCAGGGGGCCGCGCTGATACGCCGCGGCGTCAGCTTCTCGCTGTCGCAGCGCTTCGACATCAACGGCCCGCAGAAGGGCTGGCGGCGGCGGACCAACCCCGTCCACACCATGCTCGACACCGGCACGGACGCGGCCCTGGGCAATCAGGGGCTCCCTCATGGAATCGGCGGCGCCGACGACGTGATCGCGATGCCGCTGCAATGCTCCACGCAGTGGGACGGCCTCGGTCACATCTTCGACCACGGCAAGGCATGGAACGGCCGGCCTGCCGAGCAGGTCGTCACCTCCGACGGCGACCAGGTCACGGGCATCGAGCACATGGCCTCCCAGATCGCCGGGCGCGCCGTGCTCCTCGACGTCGGCCGCACCGTCGGCGAGGACGGCGAGCTGCCGGACGGGTTCGCGATCACCGAGGAGCACCTGACGGCCGCCGCAGAGGCCCAGGGCGTGACTCTGGGGCGGGGTGACATCGTGCTCGTTCGCACCGGCCAGCTCGCCCGTGTGCGGAGGGAGGGGTGGGGCGACTACGCGGGTGGTGCCGCCCCGGGGCTGTCGTTCACCACCGCGTCCTGGCTGCACTGCAGCGAGATCGCCGCGATCGCTACCGACACGTGGGGCTTCGAGGTGCGGCCCAACGAGTTCGACCACGCCTTCCAGCCCCTGCACCAGGTCGTCATCCCGCACATCGGACTGCTGATCGGCGAGATGTGGGACCTGGAAGCACTCGCCGAGGACTGTGCGGACGACGGCGTATACGAGTTCTGGCTGACCGCGGCCCCCCTGCCCATCACCGGCGCCGTCGGGTCCCCCGTCAACCCCGTCGCCGTCAAGTAG